A segment of the Gossypium hirsutum isolate 1008001.06 chromosome D10, Gossypium_hirsutum_v2.1, whole genome shotgun sequence genome:
acttaaataacttacattatacacaacttacataattaatattatacacaacttacataatacattacttacataactcacattaCTTACagtacttacataatacataatatataacttacataacttacataatacataaaaatatatcatatcataacttatataactcATTTATGGTTATAACTAGCGTTTTAACTTACAGTGCAAATTATTGTCAACGTCAGACtacaagaattaagaaatggaccggtcttggatgaatttgtcaagggttagcaacggttatcgaaatggagtacagacttttctaaattttgcatttcaatatgcaagccaagagaacatgattctttgcccgtgtaagaagtgtgtcaacataagttggcattatcgtgaggttgtatacgggcatctaattgttgatgggtttgtttggggttataaacaatggttatttcatggagaatgcccgcctagtacttcctcttcaacgatggatgtatcttatcctGATACTACTTACCAACAGTctgatagaggggatgacatgaaAGGTATGTTgcaggatgcatttaatatgcacaatcatggtgtgcAGTTGTTCCCAGTGGATTTTgtggcatctgatgattgtaatattggtggaactgcttttaccgaaccgggaagtagtgtaccacatgaagagccgaatggagaagcgaCGAAGTTCTACGctctacttaatgacatgaacgaagaactgtatgagggatcaaaattttcaaaaatgtcattctgtgttcgtctttttcagttaaaatgtttgggagggtggaccggaaactcgttgacaatgctgttggagtttttgagagaaatatttccgtttgcaaaaatccctcagttatgcaaaaatatgaagaaaatgataaaagatttaggccttgggtacaacaaaatccatagtttcccaaatgactgcatgttgtattggggcgatcggaaaaaccaacagtgctgtcatgtatgcggccaatcccgttggataaatagaaacacagaagattggaatgacgatgaaaatgatgcacagttgaggaagaagccagtcaagattttgcggtattttccccttataccaagacttcaaaggcttttcatgtcatccAAGAAAGCGGAGtctatgacgtggcaccatgatggatgaaccgatgatggattactaaggcatccggcagattctttagcttggaaatcatttgacaataaatttccaagctttgcaagcaaTCCTAGGAGTGTTTGGCTTGgactagcatctgatggatttaatcctttcaagatcatgagcactgcatacagtacttggccagtagtgcttgttccttacaatctgcctccgtggatttgcatcttcccttatcttatctatgattatccttaGAGAGAAAGGGCCTGGgaatttacagccacttattgaagagttaaaacaattatgggttgGTGTCAAGACATACGATGtgttgagaaaggagaactttaatttacgtgcagctttgatgtggaccattaatgactttcccgcttatgccaatttatctggttggagtaccaagggtcgttatgcgtgtccttgttgtgctgcacaaacatgtttgcaatggttgtacaatgggaagaagttctcttacatggggcatcgtcggtggttaccgaaaaatcatagatttagattttagagttctgtatttgacggtactgaagagttcagagaagctccttcgcagaccagtggctctgaaatcttgttcatgttggaagatatgaatttcatttatgggaagatgaaccaaccgccaaacacgcaaagaaatagaagatcaaatgatgaagctaaTGATGACTCTGATcaagaggacgatcctaatgaggcagacttgtggaaaaaaagaagtatttttttgagttgccttattgggagcatcaccttttacgacacaatcttgatgttatgcatattgagaaaaatgtctgcgagaacattgtgggtacaattttgaatgtcgacggaaaatcaaaagataatcttcagagtcgacttgatttagtccaaatgggaattcggcctgatcttcatcccaatccacttctgaatgggaaatatcggttgtcgccttctattttttcaatgtcgaagacgaaaaaagaagtgttctgcacggtgttgaagaATATAAATGTTctagatgcgtatgcatcaaatatatctcgatgtgttagtgttaaagatcgaagattatatttgctaaaatcacatgactatcacatcttgatgcaagatttactgccagttgctctacgatgttgtatgtccaagaaggtgacgtcttgtataattgaactatccaatataatgaaagccatttgtggcaaagttttggatgttcaagaacttcagaaggtataGGATCAAgacgctttgactttatgcaacatggagaaaatcttcccaccttccttcttcaccattatggttcacttgataattcatctcccacatgaagcaattcttggcgaacccgttttctatcgatggatgtatcccatagaaaggtgttaattaaaatttttaaaattttccttcattcacctctatgcctttagttacaacttttgatagtgttgtatatcgtgtttaggtttctatccaaattaaagtcttactgccgctACAAGCGATATctagaaggatcgattgctgaaggctacttagaagaggaatgtatgaccttctgctcaagatatttggaagatgttgaaacaaggttgaacagaccaaataggaatgctggactcacggaccatAACATCgtcgatacttatttgttccaaagttttagagaaccaatcggcaaagttaaaattgtaaaattagatcatttatcgtgggtacaagcacatcgatatgttctgtttcaccacgaattaatggaacctttacggaagtaagttctacaaatttgataaatatttatcaaattaaaaattgattatcttctaacaaagtgaacattttttaacatagtgagtacaaacaaatgttgagatctcgttcgcgctcccgaagaacacaatatcgagatatcaataagttgtttacagaatcttttcatgaatggttaagcccaacggtatgcagttggagcttccgcttacaaataataatgttttcttataacatttttaattactcagtttactttccattcaataggtttggagtgggaagaacgtaaacgacaaagttaaatggctctcccaaggtccaaatcaagtggttaaaagatatagtgcgttcctcatcaacggattcagatttcatacaaaatatcgcgagaggttgaggagaatgcaaaattgtggaatagttgttaattcctcaattacaagttatgctagtgctagggacaataatcctgtcgagggaaatgtggaatatttcagactttttactgacataattgagttggattactatggcaaatggaaagttgtcttatttcgaggtgattgggccgatgttaatactgcttgtggaattaagcaagatcaatttggttttacaatggtgaacttcgctcgattgattcacacaggacaacaactgatagatgagccgcatgtattctcatctcaagtcaaacaagttttttactcaaaagatccaactgatgagggttgatacgttgtactccgtaacatccctagagacttgtttgacatgggcagtggaagtagagataacatcaaCGACAGATCAAaaactttgccctttccagaacaaaacttaaacgataatatccctagtactattacacaatttcaatgggtttgtcaagatacggatgaagatatttacgactAATGgcgtagtaagattttacgattgtttaattatatgtaatatcataatttaaatcttggtcttactatatatttcaactattttatatgtgttgttattgttgtaattagttattaagttttcaactattttatgtgtattgcagataaaatgcctagaagaaaaattccaaggggaagcattgttcaaaatgatccaaactcgacagaaacaaatagtactgaacaacaaatagtaattggatcttcgaatgttccgattacacctgaggatcctacagaagttcaaagtaattttatatttaatttacatgcgtgttgacttataattgatttatttttcaaattcttatattataatataccatttgcagctgaaaatggtgggacacgcagaggtcgaggacgtacgctacttagagatttATACAAGTTAGATCTAGTTGAGTGTGTCAATGTAtgcagaaacagttttggtcagcctgttggattagaagctcgacttttagcaggatacatgagAATTTTAGCACGAAATACggatatgttgcctatcaactacgagtcatggaatcaaatgcccgatagcaacaaaaaccaagccctcgataatattaaggtaacaaaatgttaatgtcatttataatacttgggaaatagtttcatttatatttactttattaacttgtgttttttgtaggcgaggtttgttTTAGAGGTCttggatgcttatgtaaagaaggcattgggaaaaagatggagagaatataaaaatactttgaagaaatattattataagaaaaaaacaaccctcgatgagaaattacaaaatgtcccgccgggtatgctgaggtaccaatgggaagatgcggttagattttggcattcgaagaaaggcgaggtatgacgtacttccaaattattgtaattattttggtttatagtatttactatttacgtactaaaaatttcataacgtaggatcgtgaacgagttggaaaaagcagcaggcataaacaaaaattcactcacacagccgggtcaagaagttttgcatgtgtagctgaggcggaggtatttttaattttttaatattgtcaaatatgtataactttccattaaataatatttttactactatattgtaggaactgtcgtccggtcaaaaagttggacgccttcaactttttgaaattacacataggaagaaagatggatctgctatgactcctgaagctggtgaaattatggtacgtttacttaataccgtttgacttgttttagttatttatagtgtttattttctaatggtttaattcattgcttgtaatgcgactattgttatgttgcatttgttttttttaatatatattgcgttcttaactatgtgatttatttattcgGAAAAACTAAAGAATAAAAatgcggagtacgaagcgattgcttctagtgatagttctgttcatcccAAAGACATTGTTAACcaaattattactgaagttttgggtcttaaaaggtatggtcgggttcgatttcaaaaatcttttgctagcccaacccaatattttggatccagctcgcagcaatacatggcttcggggagtcaggctcaagctgaagttcagaggttaaaagaccagattgctcagatgcaagcgaccacagttgaggttcaaaagaaatatgaagaactccagctacaacttaaagtagAGGCGgtagcgagggaagcagaggctgcagcgagagaagcagaggctacagtgagagaagcagaggctgcagTGAGAGAAacagaggttcaaaagaaatatgaagaactccaactaaaacttaaagcagatgcggactcgagagaagcagagcagagcagaaagtacgacgaactccaaCAGTAGCTTCAGAGTATgttgaagatgtttcagcagtcgcaaatTCCGCGTCATAGagtattgcataaatatttttatcatttcaacttttaacatttttttaaaaataatatgaattcacttttatttattgatattaatattattttattcatttaatttgaaatattatataactttattgcttttggctggtttagatctggttgcttttgatttgttgctacaggagggctgaaaaaatggaaatttttattttacagaaATCccaaattagtggcgtttttttataaaagcgccgctaaaagtcgtgtccctatagcggcgtttgtgtataaagtgccgctaaagaacatgccCTTTAGCGACGGTTTTCTTCAAgcgtcgctaaagaacatgatctttagcggcgtttttctttAAACGCCattaaagaacatgatctttagcggcgtttttttctaagtgccgctaaagaacatgatctttagcggcgtttatttctaagcgccgctaaagaacatgacctttagcggcgtttatttttTTAAACGCTGCAAACATAGCGACGTTGtcgttagcggcattttttgcggcacTTGTGGAAGCGTCGCAAACACCTTTAGTGGCGCTAAGAAGCGCCGCTACAGGCCTAAAAAAAAgtcgctaaaaacctgttttggtgtagtgctcTTAAAAAAATTCTTGGATGAAGAaagtataaaagtatatataccTGATGAACTTCGTTCCAAAGTTGCTCCATGTTTCCATATGGTAATTCCAATGTAATAAGGTTCTTTGGATTAAAACTTGATGATAAAGATTTGAAGGGGTAATAATGCCATACAAGATACCTTAGCTCATTCGGAAGAGAGATAATATCATCTTGGTATGTATGTAGCTTCTTATAATCCTCATGCTCTTTCCTCAACCAACTCCgaggaaaatagaagaaaatacaTCTAAGATTAATCATGCTTTCAAAACCAGAAGGTTGGAATAATAGGTTACCCATACGTGACAAGGCTACCTTTATTCCTTGAATTCGATCAGTTCCCTGATAACAAAAACCAATTTATCAAATATTAGCATGGAGAAATTTATAGACATTTCATTAAAtaactcataaaaaaataattatattaggatagACGTAGACTAATTGAGCACTTTTACATACAGAaagtgttttcttttcttttgtttttattttttcaaatcaatGCATTAAGTATTTAACAAAGTCATAAACCTTGAGCAGATTCTACATTATACCTAAGACATAGTCATTATGTGTCCAGTATgatgataattattttattttttaaatactaattaaaagGGATAATACTTGATATGATATCAAATGTATAGGTTGATATAGTGGCATTCAACCAAATGACAATATCTCattaaagtatattaaaaaatataattagtgCTTACTTTATTATATTTGAGCACTTCTTCCACGTGTTTCGGATTCCATAGTCTACTGCACTTACCAAGGGTTTTAGATTCTTGACAAACAATGTCCTTACCCATCTCTTCAAGCATATCATGCATATCAATTGCATCTCGTAATAATTTACATGGCCACATTGtagaataatcaaaataatcaagaGAGAAATTAGTAGAAGATGAGACATTGATCAGGCATTTGTCAACCAATTTGTTTATTCCACACTCTACACCCGTATAACAACTACTTAGAATAAGTTTTGCTCTTTCCATGGGTTCCCCTTTAAAGAAGCATGCAATGTCAAGAAATATATTCTGCTCTACTAAATCTAGCCCATCATAACTACTTTTCAAAACctctgaaatttttttttctgggGGACAGTCCTTTAGCTTCTCCACCTTACTTTCCCAAtaatttttacttcttttatttaaatCAGAACCCAAAACTTTAAGAGCAAGTGGATTGCCTTGAGTGTACTTTACAAACCTACGGGATAGATCTTCAAAACCAACTGCGGGACTCAACTGCTTAAACGCAAAGGTAGAAAAAAGTTGAAGAGAATCGTTCTCATTCAACCCTTTCACCTCATGTATTGTGTCAGCTCCTCCACTCTCAAGCACTTGTCTATCTCTTGATGTTATAATGGTTTTACTTCCATAACCAAAATATTTAACACCCATATAATCTATTTGGTCTGAGTCATCAACATCATCAAGGACAGCAAGTACTTTCTTCTTGTTGAGTCTCTCTTGAGTTAAAGTGGATCCAATGGAGGGGGTGCCTATATCAACATTCGATTTCAATAATcccgaaagaaatttatttcgTAAAGATTCCTtcccttgtttttttatttcctcTCTAACATTTTGAAGAAAGCAATGAGTTTCAAACTCTGAAGAGAGTTTTTTATATACAGCCTCAGCAAGGGTTGATTTGCCTTCACCACCCATTCCCCAAAGTCCTATTACACGACAGTCTTTTTGCTTAATCAGCTTCAAAATCGCATTTTTCTGATATTCTATTCCAACCAATTCTTCAGAAGCACTTTCAAACCCAATATTCGTAAACTTTTTTATAACATATTCAACAATATCTTTAATGTACTCGGTTTCAGGtctagaaaacaataaaaaatgtaaaaagtaaATATGAAATCTAAAACAAAGATAAGTTGAAAATAACAAGATGAGAAAAATATAGTTACCTGTCAAATTTGCCTCCTTCTATATGCCACCCTTTTAATTTACCAACCTCTGCAAAAGCAGTTTTCCATTTATCAGCTGGTTGCTCTGATTCATGCTCTTCGAAGGATGTCTTAAAATGCCCACCACTATTTCGCACATCGGAAGGATCAACATGGTAAAAGACGGGAAGAACAATATGTTTGTCATTGGGATTGTGCTTGCGATCCATGATGTCAGAAAGTTCACCTAAGCATGATTTTGAAGAAGCATAGGCTTTAGATACAACGAGGATTGAGAGATTTGAGGCCGAAATTGTTCGAGAATACGTTGGTGGAAGTTTCTCTCCTTTTTTCAGTGTTTCGTTATCGGGGAAGACATTAATTCCTACTTTTTCCAAAGCATTGACTAGGTGATTGGAGAAGTTGAGGCGTGTGTCTTCACCTAAGCTTAAGAAAACTTGATGCTTCATCAACTTTTGCATAACATACGCAACAATATCCTTGATGTACTGGGTTTCAGGTCTAGCAAATAATAGAAgaagtatatatatgaaatccAAAACGAAGATAAGTCAAATATAAGGAGATGAGACAAATATAGTTACCCATCCGACCTGCTTCCATCTATATGCCACCCTTGTAATTTACCAACTTCAGCAAAAGCGGTTTCCCATTGTTTCACTTCATCAACTGACCTCTTTGTTTTATGCTCATCAAAGGATTTCTTAAAACTCCCATCAATTTTCACCACATCAGAGGGGTTAACATGGTAAAAGATGGGACGAACAGTATGTTCGACGCTATAGCGGTCCATGATGTCAGAGAGTTCAACCAAGCATGATTTCGAAGAGGCATAGTCTGCAGACAAAACGATGATTGAGATATTTGAGACTGCAATTGCTCGAGAAAGTGCTTGTGAAAGCTGGTCCCCCTTTCCAGTTTTTCTTCATCGAAGAAAACATCAAGTCCCTCGTCTTTCAAAGCTTGAAGTAAGTGAGTGGTGAAATTAAGGCGCGTGTCTTCACCTCTGAAGCTCAAGAAAACATGATACTTCATTAGagtagaagatgaagaagaagaacccatgaaagagtattgatagtgtgcTTGAAGCAAAAGAGAGAACAAATATAGCAAGTGAGTTTTGCTTGGGTTGTGGTATTATTGTAAGAAGAAAAAGTGTAAATGGGAAAGAGATTGAAGGCCTAGGCAAAAGCACAGGCGACGACTTGAGCTTAGCCAACTATCCTTTAGTCAACACTGGTGTTACTTGCACGCCAGATTATCTTTTACTTTAAGAGCAAGTGGATTGCCTTGTGTGTACTTTACAAACCTACGGGATAGATCTTCAAAACCAACTGGGGGATTCAACTGCTTAAACTCAAAGGTAGAAAAAAGTTGAAGAGAATTGTTCTCATTTAACCCTTTCACCTCATGTATTGTGTCAGCTCCTCCACTCTCGAGCACTTGTCTATCTCTTGATGTTATAATGGTTTTACTTCCATAACCAAAATGTTTAACACCCATATAATCTATTTGGTCTGAGTCATCAACATCATCAAGGACAACAAGTACTTTCTTCTTGTTGAGTCTCTCTTGAGTTAAAGTGGATCCAATGGAGGGGGTGCCTATATCAACATTTGAGTTCAATAATTCCAAAAGAAATTTATTTCGTAAAGATTCCTtcccttgttttttttatttcctctCTAACATTTTGAAGAAAGCAATGCGTTTCAAACTCTGAAGAGAGTTTTTTATAAACAGCCTCAGCAAGGGTTGATTTGCCTTCACCACCCATTCCCCAAAGTCCTATTACACGACAGTCTTTTTGCTTAATCAGCTTCAAAATCGTCCTTTTCTGATATTCTATTCCAACCAATTCTTCAGAAGCACTTTCAAACCCAATATTCGTCAACTTTTTTTATAacatatgattaaattatttattatttatattaataatcttattaaaatttaataacaataacaatactcatctacctaaaaaaaattctgctaaggatattctagttattttagtttttttccttatgctattacaacatcatatAGAATTTAAGGGTATTCTGCTAAGGAAAACATGATACTTCATTAGagtagaagatgaagaagaagccATGGAAGAGTATTgaagcaaaagagagaaaaatatagCGAGTTTTGCTTGGGTTGTGGTATTATTGTAAGaagaaaaagtgtaaaatatgcataatctTTGGTATCCTTTTATTAAATGGGAAAGAGATTGAAGGCGTTTTCCTTAGACTTGAGCTTACCCAATTATCTTAGTCAACACCTCCGGAGATAATCAATTCTCCTTTTTATCTTTTACCGCAAAAGTGGGAGTGTTTTGACGGCTCTTTTAAAAGGAAGTTTAACCACTCTTTTGTACTTTCCACAGACAAGTTTTTCAAGGTTGACGGCTCCTAATAAATTAGGATCTTCTTTAATTTTTACAACTGAAAAGGTTAACTTGCCGTAAAGTAGTTAGAGCATCATTTACTTGgactatatcaaaataaaaatttatatttgatgtattggGTGTGTTAATTCATCaaattgtttcttttaaaaaatagaataaaatcttttatatttattttttaaaaattttaataaaaatatgttatttaaatggtatatcaattataaattctttttcttaaaaaaaattcttggaTGAAGAaagtataaaagtatatataccTGATGAACTTCGTTCCAAAGTTGTTCCATCCTTCCATATGGTAATTCCAATGCAATAAGGTTCTTTGGATTAAAACTTGATGATAAAGATTTGAAGGGGTAATAATGCCATACAAGATACCTTAGCTCATCCGGAAGAGAGATAATATCATCTTGGTATGTATGTAGCTTCTTATACTCCTCATGCTCTTTCCTCAACCAACTCCgaggaaaatagaagaaaatacaTCTAAGATTAATCATGCTTTCAAAAACAGAAGGTTGGAATAATAGGTTACCCATACGTGACAagtaggggtgtgcataattcgggtaaaaccgaaaatattcggttaaccgaccgaattcggttaataggtcggttaaccgaattttttcggtcgggggtcggttaatttttttatgattttttggttaacgattaattcggttcgaaaccggtcggttaaccgaaaaaattaataaataaaattatccaacccaacccaattacccaactcaataaaactaaaacaaaagtcTACCAAATTACctaacccaataaaactaaaactaaagtctacccAATTACcaacccaataaaaataaaactaaagtctaactcTTAAGTATCTACCCAattacatatgttttttttttaggtttaatgcaaatggagattttttggagagaagaaatggatataaatggagaatattaaagacttacatttcaactatgtgttaatttcaagaattatgtaatgtttttaattatgtagtggttcaaagacttatgtaatatttttaattatgtagtaattcaattcgggtaattcgggtaattcggttaattcggttaatttggttaattcgggtaattcggttaatttttaaccaaaaataaaaatcatacaattttcggttaattcggttaaccgacctaattaaccgaaaaaatttcggttcggttaaatttttttaaaaaaatttcggttcggttaacgattaaaaattttggaaggtcggttaacCGGTCAATTAACCGAATGCACACCCCTAGTGACAAGTCTACCTTTATTCCTTGAATTCGATCAGTTCCCTGATAACAAAAACCAATTTATCAAATATTAGCATGGAGAAATTAAGGCGCATGTCTTCACCTCTGAAGCTCAAGAAAACATGATACTTCATTAGagtagaagatgaagaagaagaagaagaagccatgGAAGAGTATTgaagcaaaagagagaaaatttgGTTGGGTTGTGGTATTATTGTAAGaagaaaaagtgtaaaatatgcataatccTTAGACTTGAGCTTAGCCAATTATCTTAGTCAACACCACCGGAGATAATCAATTCTCCTTTTTATCTTTTACCGCAAAAGTGGGAGTGTTTTGATGGTGGGTGGGCCCATCAAACCCAAAATGATTCTTATTTCAacgattaataaaatataaatttaaaaatcgcgATTAATTGAGCTTAGTTGAGAGGATAAGTTTACAGTTTTATAATAAAGTCCCTCgtgatgttttaaatattttaaatcaagATAAAGTTAAGGGTGATTTTGATCAATTTAGTTTgatgtaatttttatttgtttgtttgttttttactaaaaaattggTTATTATCtgaaatcgaatcgaattttattttttatttcatatataattaattttaacttttttgatataaaaatacatattttatatttaaaatagtgaaagtaatttaaaattttttgaaaaattattgtattttagaaatatttatgaaaataaatttgaaatttatcaaataatatttaaaagccataaaacaaaactcattttatcaaaataaaccttaaaaatcaaaacaaaaaattaatataagaaaCTGTGAACCAAACCGAGCCGAATTAAACAATTATCAGGGACCAACAA
Coding sequences within it:
- the LOC107935444 gene encoding disease resistance-like protein DSC1; protein product: MGGEGKSTLAEAVYKKLSSEFETHCFLQNVREEIKKQGKESLRNKFLSGLLKSNVDIGTPSIGSTLTQERLNKKKVLAVLDDVDDSDQIDYMGVKYFGYGSKTIITSRDRQVLESGGADTIHEVKGLNENDSLQLFSTFAFKQLSPAVGFEDLSRRFVKYTQGNPLALKVLGSDLNKRSKNYWESKVEKLKDCPPEKKISEVLKSSYDGLDLVEQNIFLDIACFFKGEPMERAKLILSSCYTGVECGINKLVDKCLINVSSSTNFSLDYFDYSTMWPCKLLRDAIDMHDMLEEMGKDIVCQESKTLGKCSRLWNPKHVEEVLKYNKGTDRIQGIKVALSRMGNLLFQPSGFESMINLRCIFFYFPRSWLRKEHEDYKKLHTYQDDIISLPNELRYLVWHYYPFKSLSSSFNPKNLITLELPYGNMEQLWNEVHQVYILLYFLHPRIFLRALHQNRFLATFF
- the LOC107934969 gene encoding disease resistance protein L6-like, with the translated sequence MDRYSVEHTVRPIFYHVNPSDVVKIDGSFKKSFDEHKTKRSVDEVKQWETAFAEVGKLQGWHIDGSRSDGPETQYIKDIVAYVMQKLMKHQVFLSLGEDTRLNFSNHLVNALEKVGINVFPDNETLKKGEKLPPTYSRTISASNLSILVVSKAYASSKSCLGELSDIMDRKHNPNDKHIVLPVFYHVDPSDVRNSGGHFKTSFEEHESEQPADKWKTAFAEVGKLKGWHIEGGKFDR